A single genomic interval of Zingiber officinale cultivar Zhangliang chromosome 4A, Zo_v1.1, whole genome shotgun sequence harbors:
- the LOC121971629 gene encoding probable serine/threonine-protein kinase PBL7 produces the protein MGCFPCFESRDREPLSRANASDRKREELPMVASQVEKLPIGDDKTRIRSNLSTEKESLDAKKEPLFANPAQTFTLRELANATGNFRSDCFLGEGGFGRVYRGRLESTGQVVAVKQLDRNGLQGNREFLVEVLMLSLLHHSNLVNLIGYCADGDQRLLVYEYMPLGSLEDHLHDLPPEKEPLDWITRMKIAAGAAKGLEYLHDQASPPVIYRDLKTPNILLDKGFHPKLSDFGLAKLGPVGDKSHVSTRVMGTYGYCAPEYALTGQLTIKSDVYSFGVVLLELITGRKAIDGTRPHAEQNLISWVRPIFKDRKRLPSLADPKLRGRFPMRGLYQALAVASMCIQEDAAARPIIADVVTAISYLASQAYDPGAAPTNNKRPSGERRNAHEEGGTILTIIDNGEPGQMQQMNYEDLPKEATLMLRHNVDRERALAEAKQWGANWREKMQTYYYPDAAPTSSNIPCVERDRSSNESGRMPTNNDDREPVQMQHHNSDNRNNTASTLRRNFDREQALAEAKMWGQNWRDKTQAKANAH, from the exons ATGGGTTGCTTCCCTTGCTTCGAATCGAGGGATCGGGAGCCGCTCAGCAGGGCTAACGCGAGCGATCGTAAGAGGGAGGAGCTGCCCATGGTGGCGTCTCAGGTGGAGAAGTTGCCCATCG GGGATGATAAGACAAGGATCAGAAGCAATTTGAGTACGGAGAAGGAATCACTGGATGCAAAAAAGGAGCCGCTATTTGCTAACCCGGCACAGACTTTCACCCTCCGAGAGCTTGCCAATGCGACTGGGAACTTTAGATCCGATTGTTTCCTTGGAGAAGGAGGATTTGGACGGGTCTACCGAGGGCGTCTGGAGAGTACTGGTCAG GTAGTGGCTGTGAAACAGCTTGACAGGAATGGGCTGCAAGGAAACAGGGAGTTTCTAGTGGAAGTACTCATGCTTAGCTTATTGCACCATTCCAACCTTGTGAATCTGATTGGTTATTGTGCTGATGGAGATCAACGCCTCCTCGTGTATGAGTATATGCCTTTGGGATCATTGGAAGACCATTTGCATG ACCTTCCACCTGAGAAGGAGCCACTCGACTGGATTACAAGGATGAAAATTGCAGCAGGTGCAGCTAAGGGATTGGAGTACCTTCATGACCAAGCTAGTCCACCAGTTATCTATAGGGACCTAAAAACCCCTAATATACTACTAGATAAGGGCTTCCACCCCAAACTCTCTGACTTCGGACTTGCAAAGCTCGGTCCAGTTGGCGATAAATCTCATGTATCAACAAGAGTAATGGGAACCTATGGATATTGTGCTCCTGAATATGCTTTGACTGGACAATTGACAATCAAATCTGATGTGTATAGCTTTGGAGTTGTTCTCTTGGAGCTGATCACTGGAAGGAAGGCCATTGATGGTACCAGGCCACATGCTGAGCAAAATCTTATTTCATGG GTTCGTCCTATATTCAAAGATAGAAAAAGACTTCCAAGTCTGGCTGATCCAAAGCTAAGGGGTCGGTTTCCCATGCGTGGCCTTTATCAAGCTCTTGCCGTGGCATCCATGTGTATCCAAGAAGATGCTGCCGCCCGTCCTATAATTGCCGATGTTGTCACCGCTATTTCCTACCTGGCATCCCAAGCATATGATCCAGGTGCAGCCCCCACAAATAACAAAAGGCCTAGTGGTGAAAGGAGAAATGCACATGAGGAAGGTGGAACAATACTGACCATCATCGACAACGGAGAGCCTGGCCAAATGCAGCAAATGAATTATGAAGACCTTCCGAAGGAGGCAACGCTGATGTTGAGGCACAATGTCGATCGAGAGCGAGCTTTGGCAGAGGCAAAGCAGTGGGGCGCAAACTGGCGGGAGAAGATGCAAACATATTATTACCCTGATGCAGCTCCCACAAGTAGCAATATACCTTGTGTTGAAAGGGACAGGAGCTCAAATGAGAGTGGAAGAATGCCGACTAACAACGATGATAGAGAGCCTGTGCAAATGCAACATCACAATTCTGACAACCGAAACAATACAGCTTCGACTTTGAGGCGTAACTTCGACCGAGAACAAGCATTAGCAGAGGCGAAAATGTGGGGGCAGAATTGGCGAGACAAGACACAAGCTAAGGCCAATGCTCATTGA